The Toxorhynchites rutilus septentrionalis strain SRP chromosome 3, ASM2978413v1, whole genome shotgun sequence genome includes a region encoding these proteins:
- the LOC129780281 gene encoding cytochrome b5 domain-containing protein 1, which translates to MVSIGQNNYFLRDEVAVHNQIGSAWVIIHGNVFDITALFDGHSTKKLQLFLLAFAGKDLSVYFSVGGRPIYRVSKDGVKVPVFPPVVLKNRSTGKHWWNDKSLKIGKVTTQERTIRVLNNLTFRVIEITVCEEDTIAVIQDRFLRYNENSRNYTWRRNINMSDATADLQLDKTLTENGILPDRYPPAPLIWIFYQIPHGNNARNTDINKHLTNPDNDLFLSKQTAS; encoded by the exons ATGGTGTCAATTGGTCAGAATAATTACTTTCTCAGAGACGAAGTGGCCGTTCATAACCAAATCGGTAGTGCGTGGGTTATAATCCACGGCAACGTTTTCGATATAACCGCTTTGTTCGATGGCCACTCGACGAAAAAG CTCCAACTATTTCTTTTGGCTTTCGCCGGCAAAGATCTGAGTGTGTACTTCAGTGTAGGTGGACGACCGATCTATAGAGTTAGTAAGGACGGCGTAAAAGTTCCAGTATTCCCACCGGTTGTCCTGAAAAATAGAAGCACCGGGAAACATTGGTGGAACGATAAAAgtttgaaaattggaaaagttacaACTCAGGAGAGGACTATTCGAGTGCTGAACAATCTAACGTTTCGGGTAATAGAGATAACAGTTTGCGAAGAAGATACTATAGCAGTAATTCAAGATAGATTCCTCAGATACAATGAGAATTCTCGGAACTATACTTGGAGGCGTAATATTAATATG AGTGACGCCACGGCCGATTTACAGCTTGATAAGACACTGACAGAGAATGGAATCTTGCCAGATCGCTACCCACCAGCTCCCCTTATTTGGATCTTCTACCAGATTCCACATGGAAACAACGCGAGAAACACGGACATCAATAAACATCTAACCAACCCAGACAATGATTTGTTCCTCTCCAAGCAAACCGCTTCGTAG